Proteins found in one Janthinobacterium lividum genomic segment:
- a CDS encoding 4'-phosphopantetheinyl transferase family protein has product MQMLKGQEIALWQIDLDASHLDTLAASLNPMESDKAGRFHSLALQTRYRRSQGALRQIMSSYLDVPPAAVAFQHGAFGKPTLAGHALQFNLSHSGNTMLLAIARHSVGVDVEQCAETPVDLDPLLELLCHADERTAMAALAPNQRRQLFYPLWTRKEAYLKALGTGLSVDFRLVSFAPVDTGIWQVRHDGMPSSVPYYCRDLPHSDAAFCATVCSQQPQAPVSLHYLLAECGPFG; this is encoded by the coding sequence ATGCAGATGCTCAAAGGGCAAGAAATCGCGCTATGGCAAATCGACCTCGACGCCAGCCACCTCGATACCCTTGCCGCTAGCCTGAATCCGATGGAGAGCGACAAGGCAGGCCGTTTCCACAGCCTTGCGCTGCAAACGCGCTACCGGCGCTCGCAGGGCGCCTTGCGCCAGATCATGTCAAGCTACCTGGACGTGCCGCCCGCCGCCGTCGCCTTCCAGCATGGCGCTTTCGGCAAGCCGACACTGGCCGGGCATGCACTGCAGTTCAACCTGTCCCACAGCGGCAACACGATGCTGCTCGCCATTGCCCGTCACAGCGTGGGCGTGGACGTGGAACAGTGTGCCGAAACGCCAGTCGATCTCGATCCTCTGCTCGAGCTGTTGTGCCACGCCGACGAGCGCACGGCAATGGCGGCCCTGGCGCCGAACCAGCGCAGGCAACTGTTTTACCCCTTGTGGACACGCAAGGAAGCGTATCTGAAGGCACTCGGCACAGGACTGAGCGTTGATTTCCGCCTCGTCAGTTTTGCGCCCGTGGACACCGGGATATGGCAGGTGCGGCATGACGGCATGCCCTCATCCGTTCCCTACTACTGCCGCGACCTGCCGCACAGCGATGCGGCGTTTTGCGCGACCGTTTGCTCGCAGCAGCCGCAGGCGCCGGTTAGTCTCCACTACCTGCTTGCTGAGTGCGGGCCCTTTGGGTAG
- a CDS encoding H-NS family nucleoid-associated regulatory protein, whose product MQAGNSYRECQEHRWTGRGRQPNWVKELVAWKDTQTPDTIHRFFIVREPWIRKV is encoded by the coding sequence ATGCAAGCCGGAAATTCCTATCGTGAATGCCAAGAACACCGCTGGACTGGTCGTGGTCGCCAACCGAACTGGGTGAAAGAGCTGGTCGCCTGGAAGGACACCCAAACCCCGGACACGATCCATCGGTTTTTCATCGTCCGAGAACCATGGATCAGGAAAGTCTAA
- a CDS encoding TauD/TfdA family dioxygenase has product MHSATSTVFDGQLEVSPLFPGGSLPMLVTPGQGGQWPASMPAMLAAAQAHLDVAGGLLFRGFGLHGEQPFQQFARAFGHELLTYEFGSTPRSALGKGVYTSTEYPAHQVIPLHCEQSYTRQWPMKIWFHCIVASAQDGETPIADSRQIFARIDPVLRRRFEQKRLMYVRNYGNGLDLPWQDAFNTDDRAEAERYCRAQDIAFEWKDDGELRTRQVCQAVARHPRTGQDVWFNQAHLFHVSNLAPAVRESLLMLVDSDLDLPRNVYYGDGSPIEESALQEIRGVLDACTVMFPWVEGDVLMLDNMLAAHGRSTFKGARKIVVAMAEAAHE; this is encoded by the coding sequence ATGCACTCGGCAACAAGTACGGTATTCGATGGTCAGCTGGAGGTATCACCATTATTCCCTGGGGGCAGTCTTCCCATGCTGGTCACGCCGGGGCAGGGCGGGCAGTGGCCGGCTTCCATGCCGGCCATGCTGGCCGCGGCGCAAGCGCACCTGGACGTGGCGGGCGGCCTGTTGTTCCGCGGTTTCGGGCTGCACGGCGAGCAGCCGTTCCAGCAGTTTGCGCGCGCGTTCGGGCATGAGCTGCTGACCTATGAATTCGGCTCCACGCCCCGTTCCGCGCTGGGCAAGGGCGTGTACACCTCGACCGAATATCCGGCGCATCAGGTGATTCCCCTGCACTGCGAACAGTCCTACACGCGCCAGTGGCCGATGAAGATCTGGTTCCACTGCATCGTGGCCAGCGCGCAGGATGGCGAGACGCCGATCGCCGACAGCCGGCAGATCTTTGCGCGCATCGACCCGGTGCTGCGCCGGCGCTTCGAACAGAAACGCCTGATGTACGTGCGCAATTATGGCAACGGCCTGGACTTGCCATGGCAGGATGCGTTCAATACGGATGACCGGGCCGAGGCGGAGCGCTATTGCCGCGCCCAGGACATCGCCTTCGAGTGGAAGGACGATGGCGAACTGCGCACGCGGCAGGTATGCCAGGCGGTGGCGCGGCATCCGCGCACGGGGCAGGACGTGTGGTTCAACCAGGCGCATTTGTTCCATGTGTCGAACCTGGCGCCGGCCGTGCGCGAGTCGCTGCTGATGCTGGTCGACAGCGACCTCGATCTGCCGCGCAATGTGTATTACGGCGACGGTTCGCCGATCGAGGAATCGGCGCTGCAGGAAATCCGCGGCGTCCTCGATGCGTGCACGGTGATGTTCCCGTGGGTCGAGGGCGACGTGCTGATGCTCGACAATATGCTGGCCGCGCATGGCCGTTCGACCTTCAAGGGCGCCCGCAAGATCGTCGTGGCGATGGCGGAGGCGGCGCATGAATGA
- a CDS encoding thioesterase II family protein, translated as MSASLGASWLVRGRPHAARALRLYCFGHAGASAAAFRTWQARLEPSIEVCAIELPGHGRRMAEAPQDQLLPLAGELTQALARELRATPLPYALFGHSLGALLAFEVARGLARLEVPPPLRLLVSGANAPQRRPPSRMLHRLPDDALLEELRTYEGTPQELLDERELMALLLPVLRADFCMVETYRYHPGPQLTLPLTVLAGRADMRVSADGVAAWALETSGNSHSAWHEGGHFFIDTHAEALMTGIRASLVPA; from the coding sequence GTGAGCGCCAGCCTGGGCGCCAGCTGGCTGGTGCGCGGCAGGCCGCACGCCGCGCGTGCCCTGCGCCTGTATTGCTTCGGCCATGCAGGCGCCAGCGCGGCCGCCTTCCGCACTTGGCAGGCGAGGCTGGAGCCATCCATCGAAGTGTGCGCCATCGAGTTGCCCGGCCACGGACGGCGCATGGCGGAAGCGCCGCAGGACCAGCTGCTGCCGCTGGCAGGCGAGCTGACGCAGGCGCTGGCCCGCGAACTGCGCGCCACGCCCCTGCCGTATGCCCTGTTCGGCCACAGCCTGGGTGCCCTGCTGGCGTTCGAAGTGGCGCGCGGCCTGGCGCGCCTGGAGGTGCCGCCGCCGCTGCGGCTGCTGGTGTCCGGCGCGAACGCGCCGCAGCGCCGCCCGCCATCGCGCATGCTGCACCGCTTGCCCGATGACGCCCTGCTGGAAGAATTGCGCACCTACGAAGGCACGCCGCAGGAACTGCTGGACGAGCGCGAACTGATGGCCCTGCTGCTACCGGTCCTGCGCGCTGATTTTTGCATGGTTGAAACTTATCGCTACCACCCCGGCCCGCAGCTCACGCTGCCGCTGACGGTATTGGCGGGGCGCGCCGACATGCGCGTCAGCGCCGACGGCGTGGCGGCCTGGGCGCTAGAAACCTCGGGCAACAGCCACAGCGCCTGGCATGAGGGCGGCCATTTTTTCATCGACACGCATGCCGAGGCTCTAATGACGGGCATCCGCGCCAGCCTGGTGCCGGCGTAA
- a CDS encoding MbtH family protein — protein sequence MSWDHPDTRFYVVVNEEEQYSIWPDYKAIPAGWREAGKRGSKDECLAHIEQVWTDMRPLSLRQAMDAGARETGAA from the coding sequence ATGAGTTGGGATCACCCCGATACCCGTTTTTACGTTGTCGTCAACGAGGAAGAGCAATACTCGATCTGGCCCGACTACAAGGCCATCCCGGCCGGCTGGCGCGAAGCCGGCAAGCGGGGCAGCAAGGATGAATGCCTCGCGCATATCGAGCAGGTCTGGACGGACATGCGTCCGCTCAGCTTGCGCCAGGCCATGGACGCCGGCGCGCGGGAAACCGGGGCAGCGTGA